In one window of Cupriavidus necator N-1 DNA:
- a CDS encoding DUF7940 domain-containing protein: protein MELIEEAKKQFPRLWSVRLSLLAGFLSSLEAGADMYLTGKPAMAAIAAALVAFAAAFSRIVAQPALKDLIDADKGAAE, encoded by the coding sequence ATGGAACTCATCGAAGAGGCCAAGAAACAGTTCCCGCGGCTGTGGAGCGTGCGCCTGTCGCTGCTGGCCGGCTTTCTGTCGAGCTTGGAGGCCGGCGCCGACATGTACCTCACCGGCAAGCCCGCGATGGCTGCGATCGCCGCGGCGCTGGTGGCCTTCGCTGCCGCCTTCTCGCGCATCGTCGCGCAGCCGGCCCTGAAGGATCTGATCGACGCCGACAAGGGTGCAGCCGAATGA